A window of Cohnella herbarum contains these coding sequences:
- a CDS encoding bifunctional 5,10-methylenetetrahydrofolate dehydrogenase/5,10-methenyltetrahydrofolate cyclohydrolase has product MLPETLILDGNRVATDIKESLSGAIQSLAKRGIVPCLATILVGDDPSSATYVRMKGNACKRLGIQSIRLDLPKDTSTGELILAIRKLNADPNVHGILLQHPVPHQIDERAAFEAISIEKDVDGVTTLGFAQNAFGFADFPSCTPAAIIAILDYYNISIEGKHAVVIGRSPILGKPVSIMLLNQNATVTTCHSKTTNLEDIVRLGDIVVAAVGKPRFVKGDWIKSGAIVLDAGYNEGNIGDVDYDGCLLKASAITPVPAGVGPVTIAALLKHTVAAAEKLAK; this is encoded by the coding sequence ATGTTGCCGGAAACATTGATTTTGGATGGGAATCGGGTCGCGACAGACATCAAAGAAAGCTTGTCGGGGGCAATCCAGAGTTTAGCGAAAAGAGGAATCGTTCCTTGCCTAGCGACTATTTTAGTCGGTGACGATCCTTCATCGGCTACCTATGTAAGGATGAAGGGAAACGCATGCAAGCGACTCGGTATCCAATCAATTCGATTAGATCTTCCTAAGGATACATCAACGGGTGAATTAATCTTAGCTATTCGTAAACTCAATGCCGACCCCAACGTTCACGGAATATTGTTGCAGCATCCCGTTCCCCATCAAATAGACGAAAGGGCCGCATTTGAAGCTATAAGCATTGAAAAGGACGTAGATGGAGTGACCACTCTGGGATTCGCTCAAAACGCCTTCGGTTTCGCCGACTTCCCTTCCTGCACTCCGGCAGCGATCATTGCGATACTAGACTATTACAATATCTCAATAGAAGGAAAGCATGCTGTCGTGATCGGGAGAAGCCCGATCCTTGGAAAACCCGTATCCATCATGCTCTTAAACCAAAACGCGACCGTGACGACATGCCATTCCAAAACAACGAACTTAGAAGATATTGTCCGTTTAGGCGATATTGTAGTAGCAGCGGTCGGTAAGCCCAGATTTGTTAAAGGCGATTGGATAAAATCGGGAGCAATTGTACTGGATGCCGGTTACAATGAGGGGAACATAGGGGATGTCGACTATGATGGTTGTTTGCTTAAAGCTTCTGCGATTACTCCCGTCCCCGCAGGGGTCGGGCCGGTAACGATAGCCGCATTGCTCAAGCACACCGTTGCAGCCGCTGAAAAATTAGCTAAATAG
- a CDS encoding helix-turn-helix domain-containing protein, protein MGRLANMWRVSFRSIFFRFIILFVSISVLIQIINFVTYNVYLQYVQTRIERNYDSSLSNVAASLNHLFEGIYQSNFLLSLDPSVLSVFSGEGDAEGTAKYADISQSVRSLARIKYIDSSIDSAYIFKRKDDLIISNEGTYSASYFYDKVYRFEEYPAEFWKTHSSGYKLFSILPPSQTSGSERNEGKVIIPIVQSKIAEYWSNNLYVINLNAQYIVRLLQDYKLTPGSVLFIADKNGTMLASSEPDFVRNPELQAFMGSLLEAPDSKSQAVYKKQKMRVVTLNTNFFYNDVVMIAGVPENDIRSSLSNMEKLRWVSAIFTLLLSLILSVAFSKNLYAPIKSLVDRLNGPQTKGKRSMNEFEYLNDEIGRIMNNVQTLNQQLSYALPLANEQFLVKMLKYNYLYDDVSVEAYQKNGSFSFENDHFMIALFQFNFRKPFYDSFNESFQNDSSRMLTKLLTSLLPMDYPCYLLEMDSHLFCLLVNVPEGADQVLYQKYCEDIVELFRKDEDFLRVHAGIGSVRRGYKGMRQSYIEAMKALWRISPFDGKRVYTFTEADNEHDVTRYLLSKEDENRLFNLLLSGKKEELHGLLKQIIGHNLSAGITAPLLRELYMRFYMIGLQVLKQRDRELDGEIGKSYTGFILSNESPSVDEITESIFAYFENVATVCGESQDKFDVGSFKAFISQHYHEDIHLEMLAEKYNTSAQYMSRLLKRELGVGFQEYLLDLRIRKAKELLAQSERKIGDIWEAVGFNNRNTFIRAFKGKEGITPSEYRSNMSK, encoded by the coding sequence ATGGGGCGGTTGGCGAATATGTGGAGAGTAAGCTTCCGGAGCATTTTCTTCCGTTTCATTATTTTGTTCGTTTCGATTTCCGTGCTCATTCAAATCATTAATTTCGTGACCTATAACGTGTATCTCCAATACGTTCAAACCCGAATCGAAAGAAATTACGACAGTTCGCTTTCCAACGTGGCCGCTTCGCTTAACCATCTGTTCGAGGGTATTTACCAATCCAACTTTTTGCTTTCGCTCGATCCGAGCGTTCTAAGCGTTTTCTCCGGGGAAGGGGATGCCGAGGGAACGGCCAAGTACGCAGATATTAGCCAAAGCGTTCGCTCTTTGGCGCGGATTAAATACATCGACTCCTCTATCGACAGCGCCTATATCTTTAAACGCAAAGACGATTTGATCATCAGCAACGAGGGGACTTACTCGGCATCCTACTTCTATGACAAAGTGTATCGTTTCGAGGAGTACCCGGCCGAATTCTGGAAAACGCATAGCTCGGGTTACAAGCTGTTCTCCATATTGCCTCCATCGCAGACCAGCGGATCGGAACGTAATGAAGGCAAGGTCATTATTCCTATCGTTCAATCGAAGATCGCCGAGTACTGGTCCAACAATCTGTACGTGATCAATCTGAATGCCCAATACATCGTCCGACTGCTGCAAGATTACAAGCTCACGCCGGGCAGCGTGTTGTTCATCGCCGACAAGAACGGGACCATGCTCGCTTCGTCGGAGCCGGATTTCGTTCGCAATCCGGAGTTGCAGGCTTTCATGGGCAGCCTTCTCGAAGCTCCCGATTCCAAATCGCAAGCGGTTTATAAAAAACAAAAAATGAGGGTCGTCACCCTCAATACGAATTTCTTCTATAACGACGTCGTCATGATTGCCGGGGTACCCGAGAACGACATCCGCAGCAGTCTGAGCAATATGGAGAAACTAAGATGGGTTTCGGCGATCTTCACGCTGCTGCTCAGCTTGATTCTGTCCGTTGCCTTCAGCAAAAACCTGTACGCGCCGATTAAGTCGCTCGTCGATCGCCTGAACGGACCTCAGACGAAAGGCAAACGCTCCATGAACGAATTCGAATATTTGAACGACGAAATCGGACGAATCATGAACAACGTGCAAACGCTGAATCAGCAGCTTTCCTATGCGCTCCCGCTCGCGAACGAGCAATTTTTGGTGAAAATGCTGAAATACAATTACCTATACGACGACGTCAGCGTGGAGGCCTACCAGAAGAACGGCAGCTTCTCGTTCGAGAACGATCATTTCATGATCGCCTTGTTCCAGTTCAACTTTCGCAAGCCGTTCTATGATTCCTTCAACGAATCGTTTCAGAACGATTCGTCGAGAATGCTAACGAAATTGCTGACGTCCTTGCTGCCGATGGACTATCCTTGTTACTTGCTGGAGATGGATTCGCATTTGTTCTGCTTGTTGGTGAACGTTCCCGAAGGGGCCGATCAAGTGTTATATCAAAAGTATTGCGAGGATATCGTGGAACTGTTCCGCAAGGACGAGGACTTCCTGAGGGTTCATGCGGGCATCGGAAGCGTGCGCAGAGGATATAAGGGCATGCGGCAATCGTACATCGAAGCGATGAAGGCGCTCTGGCGCATCTCGCCGTTCGACGGGAAACGGGTCTATACTTTCACCGAAGCGGACAATGAGCACGACGTAACGAGATACTTGTTAAGCAAGGAGGACGAGAACCGATTGTTCAATCTTCTTCTGTCCGGCAAGAAAGAGGAACTGCACGGTCTGTTGAAGCAGATTATCGGCCACAATTTGTCCGCCGGGATCACCGCCCCGTTACTTCGCGAATTGTATATGAGGTTCTACATGATAGGGCTTCAGGTTCTGAAGCAGCGGGACAGGGAGCTGGACGGAGAAATCGGCAAATCGTATACGGGCTTCATCTTGTCCAACGAGTCTCCTTCCGTCGACGAGATTACGGAATCGATCTTCGCTTACTTCGAGAATGTCGCGACCGTCTGCGGCGAGAGCCAGGACAAGTTCGACGTCGGGTCGTTCAAAGCGTTCATTAGCCAGCACTATCACGAGGATATCCATCTTGAGATGTTGGCCGAGAAATATAACACCTCCGCGCAATATATGTCCCGGTTGCTTAAGAGAGAGCTCGGGGTAGGCTTTCAGGAATACCTGCTCGATCTTAGAATCCGCAAAGCGAAAGAACTGCTGGCCCAATCCGAGCGGAAGATCGGCGACATCTGGGAGGCCGTCGGCTTTAACAACCGGAATACGTTCATCCGCGCGTTCAAGGGGAAAGAGGGCATTACTCCGAGCGAGTATCGCAGCAATATGAGCAAGTGA
- a CDS encoding PIG-L deacetylase family protein, translating into MNKEIRVIVIGAHPDEPDIYAGGTAALFAEMGHRVKFLSLTNGSCGHYAISGTELVERRKTEAVNAASKLGIDEYEVLDTPDGELLPTIAVRNEVVRQIRRWRADVVITFHPEGGAHSDNRYAGKVVSDAASFVAKTPNAVPDVPALSQGPVVLLMPDYSMKRLYSADIVLDIESVLEKKLLACDAHATQFYEFTPWQAGFLDQVPESWEDKRGFLLKHWAEFMVVSEEMKPALNKWYGAEQAESIRYAEPFEIAHYGRRPNDDEMKALFPMLVRSAER; encoded by the coding sequence ATGAATAAAGAAATCAGAGTGATCGTCATCGGAGCTCATCCCGATGAACCGGACATCTACGCCGGCGGGACCGCCGCGTTGTTCGCGGAGATGGGACACCGGGTGAAGTTTCTGTCGCTAACGAACGGGAGCTGCGGACACTATGCGATTAGCGGCACGGAGTTGGTGGAACGGAGAAAAACCGAAGCCGTTAATGCAGCGAGCAAACTAGGAATCGACGAGTACGAAGTGCTCGATACGCCGGACGGGGAGCTGCTTCCGACGATTGCGGTACGCAACGAAGTGGTCCGGCAAATTCGCCGATGGAGAGCGGACGTCGTCATTACCTTCCATCCGGAAGGAGGCGCCCATTCCGATAACCGGTATGCCGGCAAGGTCGTTAGCGATGCGGCCTCCTTCGTCGCCAAGACCCCGAACGCGGTACCAGACGTCCCCGCACTAAGCCAAGGGCCCGTCGTGCTTCTGATGCCGGACTATTCGATGAAACGCCTTTATTCGGCGGATATCGTCTTGGACATTGAATCCGTTCTGGAGAAAAAACTTCTAGCGTGCGATGCCCATGCGACTCAATTCTATGAATTCACCCCTTGGCAAGCCGGATTCCTTGACCAGGTTCCCGAGAGCTGGGAAGACAAACGAGGGTTCCTGCTGAAACATTGGGCCGAATTCATGGTCGTCTCCGAAGAGATGAAGCCCGCTCTGAACAAATGGTACGGCGCGGAACAGGCGGAGAGCATCCGATACGCCGAGCCTTTCGAGATCGCCCATTACGGCCGTCGTCCTAACGACGATGAGATGAAAGCCCTCTTCCCGATGCTCGTTCGATCGGCAGAGCGTTGA
- a CDS encoding carbohydrate ABC transporter permease, with amino-acid sequence MLYRRSSGFKWFMAFNSVVMLLLAASILVPFLHLLSVSLSESNAVVGGKVGLWPQGFNLDSYFRVFQHPSILAGFKNSVIQTALGTAIGLFMLTICAYPLSKRALKGRKLLILFIMFTMFFSGGLIPTYMLVKSLGLIDTIWAIVLPFSITPYYLLLMMTYFQGIPEEIEESAMLDGLNPFRILAQIILPLSKPILAAITLFLVVYYWNNWFNSMIYLNSTDKHPVMMIVRNIIAGSDLAGNVGQVGDTGNNISSASLKAAAIMSTTLPIMLIFPFTQKYFAKGVMLGSVKG; translated from the coding sequence ATGCTGTACCGCCGTTCTAGCGGCTTCAAATGGTTCATGGCTTTCAATTCGGTCGTAATGCTCCTCCTTGCGGCCTCTATCCTTGTCCCGTTCTTGCATCTACTGTCGGTGTCATTGAGCGAATCAAATGCCGTAGTGGGAGGCAAAGTCGGCTTATGGCCCCAAGGCTTTAACTTGGACTCTTACTTTCGCGTCTTTCAACATCCTAGCATTCTGGCCGGCTTTAAGAACTCCGTTATTCAGACGGCTCTCGGAACCGCGATCGGCCTATTCATGCTAACGATCTGCGCTTATCCGTTATCCAAGAGAGCGTTGAAAGGCCGGAAGCTGCTCATTCTGTTCATCATGTTCACGATGTTCTTCAGCGGCGGACTTATCCCGACTTACATGCTTGTCAAAAGCTTGGGTCTGATCGACACTATCTGGGCCATCGTTCTCCCCTTCAGCATCACGCCTTATTACTTGCTGCTGATGATGACCTACTTCCAAGGGATTCCCGAGGAAATCGAAGAATCCGCCATGCTGGACGGCTTGAATCCGTTTCGCATTCTCGCGCAGATCATCCTTCCGCTCTCCAAACCGATTCTGGCGGCCATTACGTTGTTCCTCGTCGTGTATTACTGGAACAACTGGTTTAACTCCATGATCTACTTGAACAGCACGGATAAACATCCGGTCATGATGATCGTTCGCAATATCATTGCCGGATCCGATCTGGCGGGCAACGTCGGCCAAGTCGGCGACACCGGGAATAACATCTCTTCGGCTTCTCTCAAGGCGGCGGCCATTATGTCGACCACGTTGCCTATTATGCTCATTTTCCCGTTTACCCAGAAGTATTTTGCCAAGGGAGTCATGCTCGGTTCCGTGAAGGGCTGA
- a CDS encoding ABC transporter permease: MRVSPYFKRYNHYYLMLVLPIAYFLIFRYGPIVGNVLAFRKYVPGGSMYGEEWAGLRYFKMFWNDPTFWAAFQNSILLSVLNLAITFTLPILFALLLNEILNKKLKTIIQTISYFPNFVAVVVVVGILKEILSPTNGIVNSFLGQFGIDPIFFVNEPGWFRAIYISSDIWQFMGWNAIIYTAALASVDTQLYEAAEMDGAGRWRQTFSVTIPQILPTISVVLIISLGSMLTLGFEKVLLLYTPSNSTTSDIIDTFVFRMGLQNNNYSYATAVGLFGGLIGLMLVSAGNYISRKISGFSLY; this comes from the coding sequence ATGCGGGTGAGTCCCTACTTCAAACGCTACAATCACTACTATCTCATGCTCGTGCTGCCGATCGCGTATTTCCTTATTTTCAGATACGGACCGATCGTAGGCAACGTGCTCGCCTTTCGTAAATACGTACCCGGCGGCTCGATGTACGGGGAGGAATGGGCCGGGCTTCGATACTTCAAGATGTTCTGGAACGACCCGACCTTCTGGGCGGCTTTCCAGAATTCGATCCTGCTCAGCGTCCTGAATCTGGCCATCACGTTCACGCTTCCTATTCTGTTCGCTCTGCTACTGAACGAAATTCTGAATAAGAAGCTCAAGACGATCATCCAGACGATCTCTTATTTCCCTAACTTCGTCGCGGTCGTCGTCGTCGTGGGAATACTGAAGGAAATTCTCTCGCCGACGAATGGAATCGTGAATTCCTTCCTTGGACAGTTCGGAATCGATCCGATCTTCTTCGTGAACGAACCGGGCTGGTTCCGCGCGATCTACATTTCGTCGGACATTTGGCAGTTCATGGGCTGGAACGCGATCATCTATACCGCGGCGTTAGCATCGGTCGACACCCAACTGTACGAAGCCGCCGAAATGGACGGCGCGGGAAGATGGCGTCAAACGTTCAGCGTGACGATTCCGCAAATTCTGCCGACGATATCCGTCGTGCTCATCATCTCGCTCGGCTCCATGCTTACGCTCGGTTTCGAGAAAGTATTGCTGCTCTATACGCCGAGCAATTCCACGACAAGCGACATTATCGATACTTTCGTCTTCCGGATGGGCTTGCAGAACAACAATTACAGCTATGCGACGGCCGTCGGCTTATTCGGCGGATTGATCGGGCTCATGCTCGTATCGGCGGGCAACTATATCTCTAGAAAAATATCCGGCTTTTCTTTGTACTAA
- a CDS encoding Gfo/Idh/MocA family protein: MPNIAMLSCWNHYHVKSFVRDLAEFPEATIIAVWDDDLARGQAYADEFGVLFEPNLAALLARSDLDGVIVDSSTEQAASLIEIAAKAGKHVLADQVMALSLQEANRVADWIRRSRIHFAIDMSLRRWPVNLAAKKVADTGAIGEITSVRIRNAHDGASGAVPLASRFLDSGYGVFTDLGAHCLYLMRWILGQPLAVTAVTASYTGHAAEDNAVSIFEYANGTLAICDTSYAADQSPFSIELYGTSGSFLGSGSTGVHRKLLRSSDSVVRAFSRDSHSDALRKAATMPEAGESTLSLWLKAIQGEESGLSTGIEEGIALAETLEALYLSAQSGRKVYLKDLQR, encoded by the coding sequence ATGCCTAATATCGCTATGCTCAGTTGTTGGAACCACTATCATGTCAAGAGCTTCGTCAGAGATCTGGCCGAATTTCCCGAAGCGACGATCATCGCCGTCTGGGATGACGACTTAGCGCGGGGACAAGCCTACGCCGATGAATTCGGAGTCTTGTTCGAGCCGAATCTCGCGGCGCTCCTGGCACGTTCCGATTTGGACGGCGTCATCGTCGACAGCTCGACGGAACAGGCCGCATCCCTGATCGAAATCGCGGCCAAAGCCGGCAAGCATGTGCTCGCCGATCAAGTCATGGCACTATCGCTGCAAGAAGCAAACCGGGTTGCGGATTGGATTCGCCGCTCCCGCATCCACTTCGCGATCGATATGTCGCTAAGACGTTGGCCCGTCAATCTGGCGGCCAAGAAGGTTGCCGATACGGGAGCGATCGGCGAGATCACAAGCGTGCGGATTCGAAATGCCCACGACGGCGCTAGCGGCGCCGTCCCTCTCGCATCCCGATTTCTGGATTCGGGCTATGGCGTATTTACCGATCTTGGCGCTCATTGCCTATACCTGATGCGGTGGATACTGGGTCAACCGCTTGCCGTCACCGCCGTTACCGCTAGCTATACGGGCCATGCGGCCGAAGATAACGCGGTCAGTATTTTCGAATATGCCAATGGAACTCTCGCCATATGCGATACCAGTTATGCCGCGGACCAATCGCCCTTCTCCATCGAGCTCTACGGAACGTCGGGAAGTTTCTTGGGCAGCGGGTCAACGGGCGTGCATCGCAAGCTACTGCGATCTTCGGATAGCGTAGTTCGCGCTTTCTCACGGGATTCCCACTCGGACGCGCTGCGGAAGGCGGCCACGATGCCCGAAGCCGGCGAGTCTACTCTTTCCTTATGGCTAAAGGCGATTCAAGGTGAAGAGAGCGGGTTATCCACGGGCATCGAGGAAGGAATCGCGCTTGCCGAAACCCTCGAAGCGCTCTATCTCTCCGCGCAATCTGGCAGAAAAGTATACTTGAAGGACCTGCAGCGATAA
- a CDS encoding sugar phosphate isomerase/epimerase family protein — MKVGIELHHGYLKDEHMPVEQVLEKAKADGYEGVYYKSPIYVSVSLDVGVLREAASCAKRLGMFLDFGVGRVNPYNATESPEIWQLGGGDYMLAMEKQIHAAAEMGAHELIGVTAGWRGGHSGYFVNDRFRTDVAWEEQLQATTRFLKTLAPALRDSGSRINLETHEEITSYEVLRMIEEVGEDVLGVAFDTANVLSRAEDPVAVAKRAAPYIHQMHAKDGILYFSDNGLVRQLKASGQGIVDYPAIFAEIGKVNPNLHVQVEDHKGLMHMDIYVEQWRDVHPDLSLAEVAELVRLAAICEKRIASGEWMSPEVYEAISYWDEMDERLDASRKYLQQVLKDLGLNG, encoded by the coding sequence ATGAAAGTAGGCATAGAGCTGCATCACGGATATTTGAAAGACGAACATATGCCGGTCGAACAAGTGCTCGAGAAGGCGAAGGCGGACGGCTATGAGGGAGTTTATTACAAATCCCCGATCTACGTATCCGTGAGCTTGGACGTCGGCGTGCTGCGGGAAGCCGCTTCTTGCGCCAAGAGGCTGGGAATGTTCCTTGATTTCGGAGTCGGCAGAGTGAATCCCTACAACGCGACGGAATCGCCGGAAATCTGGCAGCTCGGCGGAGGGGATTATATGCTGGCTATGGAGAAGCAAATTCACGCCGCCGCGGAGATGGGCGCCCACGAGCTGATCGGCGTCACGGCCGGTTGGCGAGGAGGCCACTCCGGTTACTTCGTGAACGATCGCTTCCGCACGGACGTCGCTTGGGAGGAGCAGTTGCAGGCGACCACCCGATTCTTGAAGACGCTGGCGCCTGCGCTAAGAGATTCCGGTTCGCGCATTAATCTCGAAACGCACGAGGAGATCACCTCCTACGAGGTTCTAAGAATGATCGAGGAAGTCGGAGAAGACGTTCTCGGCGTCGCGTTCGATACGGCCAACGTCTTGTCCCGGGCCGAAGATCCCGTCGCGGTCGCCAAGCGGGCCGCTCCCTATATCCACCAGATGCATGCCAAGGACGGCATCCTTTATTTTTCCGACAACGGACTTGTGCGCCAGTTGAAGGCTTCGGGACAAGGCATCGTCGACTACCCGGCGATCTTCGCGGAGATAGGCAAGGTAAACCCGAATTTGCACGTTCAGGTCGAGGATCACAAAGGACTCATGCATATGGACATCTACGTGGAGCAATGGAGGGATGTTCATCCCGACCTTAGCCTGGCGGAAGTTGCCGAGCTCGTCCGTTTGGCCGCGATATGCGAGAAGCGGATTGCTTCCGGAGAGTGGATGAGTCCGGAAGTCTACGAGGCGATTAGCTATTGGGATGAAATGGACGAACGCTTGGACGCTTCTCGCAAGTACCTTCAGCAAGTATTGAAGGACTTAGGACTGAACGGTTAA
- a CDS encoding extracellular solute-binding protein, with amino-acid sequence MKEVQGVKKSKWLAGGLALTLAMTAILSACSDSNSGSNAKETGGAASAGKGGDEPITISMMYDDNPSYPYNAAWPVLEQFQKLANVKLDIQPTPDADYQNKLKIVLSSGSAPDLVSYVEHPVYMEFAQTGVFLPISDYMDKLPNLKEKLEKYKISEEIDNWTLKDGKLYGLPFMFESAMYNTAPVIRVDLLKKHNLQAPTTMDELYNVLKKLKEADPKGYPMANLNGALGLINLSGAAWGIGPAYNGFLYNSDKQAFEYAYTSDNYKQYVAFLSRLMKEGLADPEIFTSSTDQWKQKMATGQSVFTYTWISELGQINADGKKNVSPDFELAPLPPIAGPGGVKGPSAQRINFAYVIPASAAKKPNFDKLLEYVNWLYSDEAINLGTWGIQDETFVEKDGNREFTEAVKSSGMIQKALWNVGASNNNFTTVFTYDWFSKVLNNPLVDSLTAEANAKNWFPSVAKVPKLTPADKEEETMRSTTVHDFFMRSQEQFIYGKSTVEKDWDGYVKEINDKGVTKLLEIYNNTLK; translated from the coding sequence ATGAAAGAGGTACAAGGCGTAAAGAAAAGCAAGTGGCTGGCCGGAGGACTCGCGTTAACGCTGGCGATGACCGCCATCTTATCGGCATGCTCAGACTCGAATTCAGGATCGAACGCGAAGGAAACCGGCGGTGCGGCATCCGCGGGCAAAGGCGGCGACGAGCCGATTACCATCTCCATGATGTACGACGACAATCCTTCTTACCCCTACAATGCGGCTTGGCCGGTGCTCGAGCAGTTCCAGAAACTCGCGAACGTGAAGCTGGACATCCAGCCTACTCCGGACGCGGATTACCAGAACAAACTTAAGATCGTGCTCAGCTCCGGCTCCGCCCCGGATCTCGTCAGTTACGTGGAGCATCCCGTCTATATGGAATTCGCCCAAACGGGAGTATTCCTGCCGATCAGCGATTATATGGACAAACTGCCGAACCTGAAGGAAAAGCTCGAAAAATATAAAATATCCGAGGAAATCGACAACTGGACGTTGAAGGACGGCAAGCTGTACGGTCTACCGTTCATGTTCGAATCGGCGATGTACAATACCGCTCCCGTCATCCGCGTCGATCTGCTCAAGAAACACAATCTGCAAGCCCCGACAACGATGGACGAGCTCTATAACGTGTTGAAGAAATTGAAAGAAGCCGACCCGAAAGGTTATCCGATGGCTAACCTGAACGGAGCGCTCGGACTCATCAATCTGTCGGGAGCGGCTTGGGGAATCGGGCCCGCATACAACGGATTCCTGTATAACTCCGACAAACAAGCGTTCGAATATGCCTATACGAGCGATAACTACAAACAGTATGTCGCCTTCTTAAGCCGCCTGATGAAGGAAGGATTGGCCGATCCGGAAATCTTCACCTCCAGCACGGACCAATGGAAACAGAAGATGGCCACGGGACAAAGCGTGTTTACCTATACTTGGATCAGCGAGCTCGGCCAGATTAACGCCGACGGCAAGAAGAACGTATCGCCCGACTTCGAGCTTGCCCCGCTCCCTCCGATCGCCGGACCCGGAGGCGTCAAAGGACCGTCCGCTCAACGCATCAACTTCGCTTACGTCATTCCGGCAAGCGCGGCTAAGAAACCGAACTTCGACAAATTGCTCGAATACGTAAACTGGCTGTACAGCGACGAAGCGATCAATCTCGGTACTTGGGGCATCCAAGACGAAACGTTCGTCGAGAAAGACGGCAACCGCGAATTCACCGAAGCGGTGAAAAGCAGCGGCATGATCCAGAAAGCGTTATGGAACGTCGGCGCGTCCAACAACAACTTCACGACCGTATTTACGTACGATTGGTTCTCCAAGGTGTTGAACAACCCGTTAGTCGATTCATTGACCGCGGAAGCCAACGCTAAGAATTGGTTCCCTTCCGTTGCGAAGGTGCCTAAGCTGACCCCGGCCGACAAGGAAGAAGAAACGATGAGAAGCACGACCGTACACGACTTCTTCATGAGATCCCAAGAGCAATTTATCTATGGTAAGTCTACCGTGGAGAAGGATTGGGACGGTTACGTGAAGGAAATCAACGACAAAGGCGTTACTAAGCTTCTCGAGATTTATAACAATACTTTGAAATAA